A DNA window from Centroberyx gerrardi isolate f3 chromosome 5, fCenGer3.hap1.cur.20231027, whole genome shotgun sequence contains the following coding sequences:
- the pmepa1 gene encoding protein TMEPAI, producing MLNLMGVLNATAANVSCTCNCKRYTSLQSMEITQLEFVQILVIVVVMMVMVVVITCLLNHYRLSARSLLSRHAPARRRHLPLASEGSLWSSEGPGTNSGLNEHQVYTPRPPDRGVPPSYLQRDPQHPHTQPHPHPQSQSQRFQSPYAPSRFQPTYPYLPQSLIDLPPTISLSDGEEPPPYQGPCTLQLRDPEQQMELNRESVRAPPNRTVFDSHLLDPRNSCLQASLQAPPPSVHAGISVLEAQEALSRQQKQRSGVEAAPPAYSEVIGHFYHPASLTPGLSQNHNHRTVSPSRAPPSSLIHGLLRPPPQQQGSVDNRNARNTKEKSHKPQQV from the exons CCCAGCTGGAGTTTGTCCAGATCCTGGTGAtcgtggtggtgatgatggtgatggtggtggtgatcaCCTGCCTGTTAAACCACTACCGCCTGTCAGcacgctccctcctctccagaCACGCCCCCGCCCGCAGGAGACACCTGCCGCTGGCCAGC gagggAAGTCTGTGGTCTTCTGAAGGTCCTGGGACAAACAGCGGCCtgaatgag CACCAGGTGTACACGCCCCGCCCCCCGGACCGAGGCGTTCCCCCCTCCTACCTGCAGCGGGACCCCCAGCACCCCCACACTCAGCCTCACCCTCAtccccagtcccagtcccagcgCTTCCAGTCCCCCTACGCCCCGAGTCGCTTCCAGCCCACCTACCCCTACCTGCCCCAGAGCCTGATCGACCTTCCGCCCACCATCTCCCTGTCGGACGGGGAGGAGCCCCCGCCCTACCAGGGCCCCTGCACCCTGCAGCTCCGGGACCCGGAGCAGCAGATGGAGCTGAACCGGGAGTCGGTCAGAGCCCCGCCCAACCGGACGGTGTTCGACTCCCACCTCCTCGACCCGAGAAACTCCTGTCTGCAAGCCAG cCTGCAGGCCCCTCCTCCAAGCGTCCATGCAGGCATCAGTGTGCTGGAGGCCCAGGAGGCGTTGTCCAGGCAGCAGAAGCAGCGGTCCGGAGTGGAGGCAGCACCCCCGGCCTACAGCGAGGTGATCGGACACTTCTACCACCCGGCGTCCCTGACCCCCGGCCTCAGCCAGAACCACAACCATCGGACTGTATCGCCTTCACGAGCGCCCCCGTCCTCGCTGATACACGGCCTGCTCCGGCCTCCGCCTCAGCAGCAAGGAAGTGTGGACAACCGAAATGCAAGGAATACAAAGGAGAAATCCCACAAGCCCCAGCAGGTGTGA